The proteins below come from a single Myxosarcina sp. GI1 genomic window:
- a CDS encoding WecB/TagA/CpsF family glycosyltransferase, with protein MYTILDTVNLLNVSIHNITANELLEDLSVNGGVVVTPNVDHLVKLQSDLELLKAYYHSDYRVCDSKIIQYISYFLGSPIKEKISGSDFFPAFCKYNQHNEKIKIFLLGGKPGVAQQAQVKINQKIGRNIIVDSLSPSFGFEKNELECQEIIDRINASQANVLAIGVGAPKQEKWIAKYKHKLNKIDIFLAIGATIDFEAGHKSRAPKWMSQCGLEWLYRLYSEPQRLWKRYLVDSLPFFWSVGKQKFACYRFPYELKIQCLPLGELLQQAGLLSSSQIRQTLRLQANSNCYRFGELVVRQGYLNSKTVDFFAAELPQLIEFDCQLRLGEYLNKAGLLDRDQVAEALEYQRLTEKKFGEIIIQKGWINLVTLKWFIELQKQLVRVASNKELEVQIAR; from the coding sequence ATGTACACAATTTTAGATACAGTTAATTTACTCAATGTATCTATTCATAATATTACTGCTAATGAACTACTAGAAGACTTAAGTGTTAATGGCGGGGTAGTGGTAACTCCTAACGTCGATCATTTAGTTAAATTGCAAAGCGATCTGGAATTACTTAAAGCATATTATCATTCTGACTATCGAGTTTGTGATAGTAAAATAATTCAGTATATTTCCTATTTTCTTGGCAGTCCAATTAAAGAAAAAATTTCAGGCTCGGACTTTTTTCCTGCTTTTTGTAAATATAACCAACACAACGAAAAAATCAAAATATTTTTGTTAGGTGGTAAGCCAGGAGTCGCCCAACAAGCCCAAGTAAAAATCAATCAAAAAATTGGTAGAAATATTATTGTTGACTCTCTATCACCTTCTTTTGGATTTGAAAAAAACGAACTAGAATGTCAAGAAATCATCGATCGCATCAATGCTTCTCAAGCTAACGTGTTAGCAATTGGGGTGGGCGCACCAAAACAGGAAAAATGGATTGCTAAATACAAACATAAGTTAAATAAAATCGATATCTTTTTGGCTATTGGCGCGACTATTGATTTTGAGGCAGGTCACAAATCCAGAGCACCCAAATGGATGAGCCAATGTGGTTTAGAGTGGCTTTATCGCCTCTATAGCGAACCCCAGCGGCTGTGGAAGAGATATTTAGTTGACAGTTTGCCTTTTTTCTGGTCGGTGGGCAAACAAAAGTTTGCTTGCTATCGATTTCCTTACGAACTCAAAATTCAATGTTTGCCTTTAGGAGAATTATTACAGCAGGCAGGCTTGCTATCATCTAGCCAAATCAGACAAACTTTGCGTCTGCAAGCCAATAGCAATTGTTATCGCTTTGGTGAATTAGTAGTTCGACAGGGGTATCTCAACTCAAAAACAGTCGATTTTTTTGCCGCTGAATTACCACAGCTAATTGAATTCGACTGTCAACTGCGTTTGGGAGAATACTTAAATAAAGCGGGATTGCTCGATCGCGACCAAGTTGCCGAGGCTTTAGAATATCAAAGATTAACTGAGAAAAAGTTTGGGGAGATTATTATTCAAAAAGGATGGATTAATCTCGTGACTCTAAAATGGTTTATCGAACTACAAAAACAACTGGTACGGGTTGCTAGTAACAAAGAGCTAGAAGTTCAAATAGCTAGATAA
- a CDS encoding long-chain fatty acid--CoA ligase, with product MSIDYSSLQSLTEITPITAEKFGDVVALHDPHSKPEVKITYRELNRQVGYFAAGLQALGLKPQDKVAFFADNSPRWFIGDRAIMTAGGVDVVRSAGAEQQELVYILQNSDSTSLVVENLKIWTKLRSQLKDLSLQFVILLSDEQPESTESLKVLNYQQLIDLGKESQLQSVQQDKQTLATLLYTSGTTGKPKGVMLTHGNLLHQVNAIETIFQPQAGDKLLSILPSWHAYERAGEYFFLAHGCTQIYTNIRYFKKDLTEHKPVYMMGVPRLWESLHDGIQKQLKEQSPSQQKLVKFFLDRSERYIIAKRIANNASLDHFKVSGLARANARLEAIALAPVHKLADRLVYRKIRAAVGGIEAVCSGGGSLARYLDDFYETIGIDVFVGYGLSETSPITNARTPVHNVRGTAGKPLPETEIKIVDPQTRETLPQGETGLVLIRGTQVMQGYYNNLEATAKAIDSEGWFDSGDLGWVTPDNDLVLTGRAKDTIVLTNGENIEPQPIEDACVRSIYIEQIMLVGQDQRSLGALIVPNIDNLQQWAKEQNIDFQQSESSQGINSANLNNPAIENLYRSELNREIKNRPGYRADDLVKTFRLILEPFSIEAGTMTQTLKIKRPVVRERYRDIIEEMFAEK from the coding sequence ATGTCTATCGACTATAGTTCGCTCCAGTCGCTAACAGAAATTACGCCTATTACTGCCGAAAAATTTGGCGATGTAGTTGCCCTGCACGATCCCCATAGCAAACCCGAAGTAAAAATAACCTATCGCGAGTTAAACAGGCAAGTTGGGTATTTTGCGGCTGGTTTACAGGCATTGGGATTAAAACCCCAGGATAAGGTGGCATTTTTTGCTGACAATAGCCCCCGTTGGTTTATTGGCGATCGCGCTATTATGACCGCAGGAGGAGTAGATGTAGTGCGTTCTGCTGGTGCAGAACAGCAAGAATTAGTTTATATTCTGCAAAACAGCGATAGTACTAGTTTAGTCGTCGAAAACCTTAAAATATGGACTAAATTACGTTCTCAACTAAAGGATTTATCTTTACAGTTTGTTATTTTACTTTCAGACGAACAACCAGAGTCAACCGAATCGCTTAAAGTTCTCAACTACCAACAGTTAATCGATTTAGGCAAAGAAAGTCAATTGCAGTCGGTGCAGCAAGACAAACAAACTTTGGCAACTTTACTATACACTTCAGGAACAACGGGTAAACCCAAAGGTGTCATGCTCACTCATGGCAATTTATTACATCAGGTAAACGCGATCGAAACCATATTTCAACCGCAAGCAGGAGACAAGTTACTATCTATTCTTCCTAGTTGGCACGCTTACGAAAGAGCGGGGGAATACTTCTTTTTAGCTCATGGCTGTACTCAAATTTATACTAATATTCGCTACTTTAAAAAAGATTTAACCGAACATAAACCCGTATACATGATGGGTGTACCCCGTCTTTGGGAATCACTGCACGACGGAATTCAAAAACAGCTAAAAGAACAATCGCCATCGCAACAAAAGCTAGTTAAATTTTTCCTCGATCGCTCGGAACGCTATATTATTGCCAAACGTATTGCTAACAACGCTAGTTTAGACCATTTTAAAGTTTCTGGTTTGGCAAGAGCGAACGCTAGATTAGAAGCGATCGCCCTCGCACCAGTACACAAGTTAGCAGACCGCCTGGTGTATCGTAAAATACGTGCGGCAGTAGGTGGTATTGAAGCCGTTTGTAGTGGCGGTGGTTCTTTAGCTCGCTATCTCGATGATTTTTACGAAACAATTGGAATTGATGTTTTTGTAGGCTATGGCTTATCAGAAACTTCTCCAATTACTAACGCTCGTACTCCAGTTCACAATGTTAGGGGAACTGCTGGCAAACCGCTACCAGAAACTGAAATTAAAATTGTCGATCCTCAAACTCGTGAAACTTTACCGCAAGGAGAAACGGGTTTGGTATTGATTCGGGGAACTCAAGTGATGCAAGGTTACTATAACAATCTTGAAGCAACAGCTAAGGCAATCGATTCGGAAGGCTGGTTCGATAGTGGCGATCTCGGTTGGGTGACACCAGATAACGATTTGGTACTTACAGGTAGAGCCAAAGATACCATTGTGTTGACCAACGGCGAGAATATCGAACCGCAACCAATAGAAGATGCCTGCGTTCGCAGTATTTATATCGAGCAAATTATGCTAGTCGGACAAGACCAGAGATCGCTCGGTGCCTTAATCGTTCCCAATATTGATAATCTTCAGCAGTGGGCAAAAGAACAAAATATCGATTTTCAACAGAGTGAATCATCTCAAGGTATAAACTCTGCTAATTTAAATAATCCAGCCATAGAAAATCTATATCGTAGCGAACTGAATCGAGAAATCAAAAATCGTCCTGGCTATCGCGCCGACGATCTTGTTAAAACTTTTCGCCTGATTTTAGAACCATTTTCTATTGAAGCAGGCACTATGACTCAAACCCTCAAAATCAAACGTCCTGTAGTTAGAGAACGATATCGAGACATAATTGAGGAGATGTTTGCTGAAAAGTAA
- a CDS encoding YlqD family protein encodes MDYATASLMLKRPVTVKAIVTTRWKEEVQQQLQNQVSQLDKQMQQLDMQGKRTIEEINKQAKQPANPQISKQIESVQTQVNQKKSEILNKKNQILQQLQQIQLLELEQEVVQAQMESFFRLEKGDNLVKKMNVEVVIKDGVVEEIRGEL; translated from the coding sequence ATGGATTACGCAACTGCAAGCTTGATGTTAAAACGTCCCGTGACTGTAAAAGCGATCGTGACCACGAGATGGAAAGAAGAAGTTCAACAACAACTGCAAAATCAAGTATCTCAATTAGACAAACAGATGCAGCAACTCGATATGCAGGGCAAAAGAACTATCGAGGAAATCAATAAACAAGCCAAACAGCCTGCAAATCCGCAAATATCCAAACAGATTGAAAGTGTTCAAACTCAGGTCAATCAAAAAAAGAGCGAGATCTTAAATAAGAAAAATCAGATTTTACAGCAGCTACAGCAGATACAGCTTTTAGAATTAGAGCAAGAAGTAGTACAGGCTCAAATGGAAAGCTTCTTTAGACTGGAAAAAGGAGATAACCTGGTTAAAAAAATGAACGTTGAAGTTGTGATCAAAGACGGAGTAGTAGAAGAAATTCGCGGCGAACTTTAA
- a CDS encoding carbohydrate kinase translates to MNSNGSASKLAKVICLGEILFDLLANQIGKSMEEVDSWTAYPGGAPANVACALVKLGTPAAFIGCVGKDTEGDELVKLLETVGVDVSGVQHSQDAPTRQVYVVRSTKGDRTFAGFGDRQPDKFADAYLQADKLPPKLFLDAEFLVIGTLELAYPQTRAAVFRALELAEEYHLKVILDVNWRGMFWQDESEALPLINQLWEYVDFLKLADEEARWLFDTADAGAIYYRLDSVEGVLVSNGDAEVSYCLSDNEGFVTPFKIEVEDTTGAGDAFLAGFIHQICQKGIKSLNDRAVAQEVVTYACAVGGLTATKSGAISAQPLLTEVESFLQQNSSAL, encoded by the coding sequence TTGAATAGTAATGGAAGTGCCTCCAAGCTGGCTAAAGTAATTTGTCTGGGAGAAATATTGTTCGATCTCCTCGCCAACCAGATAGGAAAATCTATGGAAGAAGTAGATTCTTGGACGGCATATCCAGGAGGCGCACCAGCCAATGTTGCTTGCGCTTTAGTTAAATTAGGTACTCCTGCTGCTTTTATCGGCTGTGTGGGCAAAGATACTGAAGGCGACGAGTTAGTAAAGCTTTTAGAGACTGTAGGCGTAGATGTATCTGGAGTACAACATTCCCAGGATGCTCCAACCAGACAAGTGTATGTAGTTCGCTCGACAAAAGGCGATCGCACTTTTGCCGGCTTTGGCGATCGCCAGCCTGATAAGTTTGCCGATGCCTATCTTCAAGCCGATAAATTACCGCCCAAACTATTTTTAGATGCCGAATTTTTAGTAATTGGCACTCTGGAATTAGCTTATCCTCAAACTCGCGCCGCAGTATTTCGTGCTTTAGAACTAGCAGAAGAATATCATCTCAAAGTAATTTTAGATGTTAACTGGCGAGGAATGTTTTGGCAGGACGAATCGGAAGCTTTGCCTTTAATTAACCAACTTTGGGAATATGTCGATTTTCTCAAGTTAGCAGATGAAGAAGCAAGATGGCTGTTTGATACTGCTGATGCTGGAGCTATATACTATCGACTCGATTCGGTAGAAGGAGTTTTGGTCAGTAATGGTGATGCTGAAGTTAGCTACTGCTTGAGCGATAATGAAGGTTTTGTAACTCCGTTTAAAATCGAGGTTGAAGATACTACAGGAGCGGGCGATGCTTTTTTAGCTGGCTTTATCCATCAAATATGCCAAAAAGGAATTAAAAGTTTGAACGATCGCGCCGTTGCCCAAGAAGTAGTGACATATGCCTGTGCGGTTGGTGGCTTAACCGCAACTAAATCGGGAGCGATTTCTGCTCAACCCCTGCTAACTGAGGTTGAGTCTTTTCTCCAGCAAAATTCTAGTGCGCTCTAA
- a CDS encoding Crp/Fnr family transcriptional regulator: protein MHFSDSSSETSRPFSTWQSITDWAQEHYRDRIFNKDERIPTRPELIYLVGKGAIRLVGTPAKTTEVSTELSDELIAEAFLGFVGAGQPFETVEQAAFVIQAYAHVDRTQVIWLYWRDLENWPHFRQEVERAFRYQHQRKLLWLTALGQRKTIDRLASFLMLLIEEYGKAEPQGYCLPYTLTHAQIGSAIGSTRVTVTRLMGKLRRQGLIFPGDDNSICIPKTKLDRGL, encoded by the coding sequence ATGCACTTCTCCGATTCATCATCTGAGACATCTCGCCCTTTTTCAACTTGGCAAAGTATTACTGATTGGGCGCAAGAACATTATAGAGATCGTATTTTTAATAAAGACGAGCGTATTCCGACTCGTCCCGAATTGATATATTTGGTAGGCAAAGGAGCGATTCGTCTGGTTGGTACGCCAGCAAAAACCACTGAAGTTTCTACAGAATTATCTGATGAATTGATAGCAGAAGCCTTTCTTGGTTTTGTTGGTGCAGGTCAACCTTTTGAAACTGTAGAACAGGCAGCTTTTGTAATTCAAGCATACGCTCACGTAGATCGTACTCAAGTAATCTGGCTTTACTGGCGAGATTTAGAGAATTGGCCTCATTTTCGTCAAGAAGTAGAGCGAGCATTTCGCTATCAACATCAGCGTAAATTATTGTGGCTTACCGCTTTAGGACAAAGAAAGACTATAGATAGGTTAGCCAGTTTTTTGATGCTATTAATTGAAGAGTACGGTAAAGCAGAACCACAGGGTTACTGCTTGCCCTATACTCTGACTCACGCTCAAATAGGTAGTGCAATTGGCTCGACTCGCGTTACAGTAACTCGTTTGATGGGAAAGCTGCGCCGTCAAGGCTTAATTTTTCCAGGGGATGATAACTCGATTTGCATACCTAAAACCAAACTCGATCGCGGCTTATGA